A genomic region of Nostoc sp. UHCC 0702 contains the following coding sequences:
- a CDS encoding AI-2E family transporter: MNLGQWIGLIAIVLSLYILWQIREVLLLMFAAVVLATTLNRLAKRFQRSGMKRGLAVILSVVIFFTLIVGFFWLIVPPFIQQFNELTYRVPQGFQRFNSWLDELRTRIPSQLVPYIPDINSFIQQAQPFVNRVLGSSFALVSGSLEVVVKILLVLVLTGMLLADPQAYRKVFVRIFPSFYRRRVDGILDKCEVSLEGWVTGALIAMGVVGLMSVVGLSLLRVKAALALGVLAGFLNLIPNLGPTLSVVPAMAIALLDAPWKVVAVLILYVIIQQTESNFITPIVMAHQVSLLPAITLISQLFFVTFFGFLGLFLALPLTVVAKIWLQEVLIKDVMDEWGHNHTKETELVIVSDPPSSGDNWMAETQTDTERPSDDAL, from the coding sequence GTGAACCTTGGTCAATGGATCGGCTTAATCGCCATAGTTCTCTCTTTATACATCTTGTGGCAAATTCGGGAAGTGCTTTTGCTGATGTTTGCCGCAGTTGTGTTAGCCACTACCTTAAATAGGCTAGCAAAACGCTTTCAACGCTCAGGTATGAAGCGTGGATTAGCTGTCATTTTGTCGGTAGTTATCTTTTTTACATTGATCGTTGGTTTTTTCTGGCTGATTGTCCCACCTTTTATACAACAGTTTAACGAACTAACCTATCGAGTTCCCCAAGGGTTTCAGCGTTTCAATAGTTGGCTTGACGAACTGAGAACCCGCATCCCTAGTCAGTTAGTTCCTTACATTCCCGATATCAATAGCTTCATACAGCAAGCACAGCCATTTGTCAATCGGGTATTGGGAAGTTCTTTTGCTTTAGTTTCTGGCTCTTTGGAAGTTGTCGTCAAGATTCTGCTGGTGCTAGTTTTAACAGGGATGCTCTTAGCTGACCCCCAAGCTTACCGTAAAGTATTTGTGCGGATTTTCCCCTCATTTTATCGGCGACGGGTAGATGGGATTTTAGATAAATGCGAAGTTTCATTGGAGGGGTGGGTAACAGGCGCTCTCATTGCGATGGGTGTAGTGGGGCTGATGAGTGTTGTTGGCTTATCTCTTTTGCGTGTCAAGGCTGCACTGGCTTTAGGAGTTTTGGCAGGATTTTTAAACTTAATTCCCAACTTAGGCCCAACTTTGAGTGTAGTGCCGGCAATGGCGATCGCTCTATTGGATGCTCCCTGGAAAGTAGTTGCTGTGTTGATTCTCTACGTGATTATTCAACAAACTGAAAGTAATTTCATCACGCCTATTGTCATGGCGCATCAAGTCTCGTTGCTACCAGCCATAACCTTAATTTCTCAGCTGTTTTTCGTGACTTTCTTTGGCTTTTTAGGATTATTTCTAGCGCTTCCGCTAACTGTTGTTGCCAAGATTTGGCTACAAGAAGTGTTGATTAAAGATGTTATGGATGAATGGGGACATAACCATACAAAAGAGACTGAGTTAGTGATAGTTTCTGACCCTCCCAGTTCAGGTGATAATTGGATGGCAGAAACTCAAACTGATACAGAACGGCCTAGTGATGATGCTTTGTGA